The region GCTCGCCATTCACAATGACCGGCAGAACCGCGCTGGCTCCAAAATGCCTGGTCGCTTCGCCCAGGTTGTCGATACTGGTGTCGTAGACATCCAGGTAATGCGCCTGCCCCTGCGTCCACGCAGGAATGAAATTGCGGGTGGTGTCGTAGGGCAGTCCACCTTCCACAGCCTGCTGGAGCCCCGGACTGCCCCATTGCCCCACGATGGACCGGAGCCGCCACGTCTGCCCTTCAAGTTCGTAGTAGGCGGCGTGTCCATCGGGCAGCATAGACATCACCACTTCCTGAGCGCGGCGGATCAGTGCCACGACGTCACTCTTCAGGGTCAGGTCGCGGGTCAGGCTGGCAAAGGCCTCCAGAGCTCTGGTTCTTGCTTCCAGTTCAGCGTTCTGCACTGCCAGACGCACTGACTGATCAGCACGTTCCAGAGCCAGATTCAGGCTGCGTCCCACCGCCCTGACCAGAGCCTTGTCAGGCTCTGACCACGTGCGGGTGTCTTTCAGTCCCACGGACAGCAGGCCCACCACCTCGCCACCCAGCATCAGGGGATAGGCGGCAATAGAACCGAACTGTTCCGTTTCGCGCACCTGTTCGCGCTGCGCGTCCCAGGCATCAGCGAATTGCGCCTCTCTTGCCCGAAGCGTCTGTGCGATCAATGGCGTTTCGGATGGCAGCCCAGACGTAATCACCGCGAGCGTCTCCTGCGGCAGGTCCAAGGTCCACTCCCGGGCTTTCCACAGACCGTCGTCGAATTCATAGTAGGCCGCACTGACTCCGCTGAAGCGCGTCTGGATCACTGCCAGTGCCTGCCGGATCAGCACAGATGGCTCCGTCTGGGTGCCGACAGCTTCCGTATACGCCACGAAAGCGTCCAGGGACGCCGTCTGAGCCTCCAGCGCCTGCGTCCGCTGTTCGACCCGCTGCTCCAGCGTGGCGTTCAGGGTCCGCACTTCCTCTTCTGCCCGCTTCAGGTTCGTGATGTCCTTGACCACGCCCAGCATGTATTCCTTGTTGCCTTCCTGGTCCTGCAACGCTCGGGCGCGGGTCCAGATCCAGCGCTCCTGACCGTCGGCCCGGCGCACGCGGCACTCGATGTCCCAGGCCTCACCCTTTGCCACGGCACTCTGGAACTTCTGGTCCACGTAGTCCCGGTGTTCCGGCACGACATGATCCAGAAACGTCTCGTAAGTCCAGGTCGCGTGACCCTGGGGATAGCCGAAAATGGTGTCGTGCTGCAGCGACCGCCACGATGAGTGGTCCCGCAGGTCCAGTTCCCAGTCGCCCAGTTCGGCAGCTTCAAGCGCAAAGCGCAGGCGCGACTGGCTCTCGCTCAACGCACGCTCGGCCTCCATGCGCGCTGTGATGTCGCGGGACACGGCCAGCAACCGCTCTATCTTTCCGTTTGCAGTACGGAGGGGACTGACCGTGACTTCCCACCAGCGGGGCGTGCCCTTGAAGGTGCGTGCAAAGCCCTGGAATGATGCAGTCTTTCCCTGCCGGGCAGCGTCGAGCGCCGCCTCGACTTCTGCCCGGTTCTCCCCTTCCCAGAAGGTCGGCCAGAAGGCCAGCTCGCAGGCGCTGAAATCATCCACTTCCATGACATGCTGACCGCCGGCATTCATGCTGAGCAGCTGGGCTTCCATGTTGAGCACCTTGATGCAGTCAGAACTCTCGTCGATGACGTGCTGTAAGAAGGCCTGCTGTTCGCTCATTTCCGGAACCGAGAACCGGAAACGGTGAATGTCGGTCGCAGCCGTAATCCAGGCGCCCGCTGCGGCCGTCCCGGGCAGGGCGCGGGTATCCAGCTGAAACCAGCGGTACTGACCGTCATGGCCGCGCATGCGCAGTTCAGTCTGATGTTCCTGCACTCCATGCGGAGGCTGAAGCTGGTCCTGGTCCTCAGGGTGGACCAGATGCTC is a window of Deinococcus deserti VCD115 DNA encoding:
- a CDS encoding PAS domain S-box protein; amino-acid sequence: MHVPPAASDSGPREPDRLLAVAQPHPTWTTDQQGRVLAINAALLSYCGLGEDTLVGRSLEHLVHPEDQDQLQPPHGVQEHQTELRMRGHDGQYRWFQLDTRALPGTAAAGAWITAATDIHRFRFSVPEMSEQQAFLQHVIDESSDCIKVLNMEAQLLSMNAGGQHVMEVDDFSACELAFWPTFWEGENRAEVEAALDAARQGKTASFQGFARTFKGTPRWWEVTVSPLRTANGKIERLLAVSRDITARMEAERALSESQSRLRFALEAAELGDWELDLRDHSSWRSLQHDTIFGYPQGHATWTYETFLDHVVPEHRDYVDQKFQSAVAKGEAWDIECRVRRADGQERWIWTRARALQDQEGNKEYMLGVVKDITNLKRAEEEVRTLNATLEQRVEQRTQALEAQTASLDAFVAYTEAVGTQTEPSVLIRQALAVIQTRFSGVSAAYYEFDDGLWKAREWTLDLPQETLAVITSGLPSETPLIAQTLRAREAQFADAWDAQREQVRETEQFGSIAAYPLMLGGEVVGLLSVGLKDTRTWSEPDKALVRAVGRSLNLALERADQSVRLAVQNAELEARTRALEAFASLTRDLTLKSDVVALIRRAQEVVMSMLPDGHAAYYELEGQTWRLRSIVGQWGSPGLQQAVEGGLPYDTTRNFIPAWTQGQAHYLDVYDTSIDNLGEATRHFGASAVLPVIVNGERIGVFAVALFDSRVWTNIDKAVLESVVRSLGLAIEGARSLTQLAQRTEELERSNRDLEQFAYVASHDLQEPLRTITSFTELLARRYQGQLDSKADRYIHFTVDAARRMSSLIQDLLAFSRVGAENHQLAMVDTSQVLEDITRDLAEDLRESGAVVSWDSLPSVYADPVQIRQLLQNLVSNGIKFQREGMVPAVHISGHEEGQVFHFQVQDNGIGIDRQYFDRIFTVFQRLHNREKYKGTGVGLALCKRIVERHGGRLWLESKVGAGSTFHFTLPVAAQESESDEE